The Trichosurus vulpecula isolate mTriVul1 chromosome 9, mTriVul1.pri, whole genome shotgun sequence region aacaaaattccACATGCCCCTAAAatgatgtttaatatttttatcttttaaaatccaTCATGCTGAGGGAAGAAAACATAGAGGTTGGTTTATAAACTGTTGagggccaaaacatacagctggTACTGATTCAGGTGAGTAGCCTTCTCTGCTGTGATTCTGAGTTTAACTTTTTTTATCTAAATTTTACCACTGTATTAAGAAAACATTAAAGAATAAGACCTTCCAAACAGGCATTCCATTCCTAAACACAAGATAGATGTGACTGAAGGAAAGTTTCATACATAAATACTATCTTTGgattttcaaaaatcattttaatgtcGTATTTCCTTTATAGTTGCCCcttcaaaacaaataaaacctcAAAACCGGATAAATCTAATTCTCATTTTGGGCATGTAGACCTCAACTATTATTTAATGATTAGAAGAGAATTAAAGTATATAATTACATCAAAAACAGCACAGGATATTTCAACGTGGAAAATGTGGGAGATTAGGAGCAGGCATTCTACTTTCTTCAAGATACCAAAACttccaaatttattaaaaataactatttttggCTCCcaggttttaaaatatatatattacatagcTGCCTTAAGTTCCACTTCATTCATTTACTTTCCACAACCAAAAGTTTTATTCCAGTTTTCATACAGTTCCAAATCTTTTACAGATACACTTGGGCGCACAGTTTGGAAGGCATTTTCAAAATCAACAAAAGCTATTGGACGAACTTGGTCTGGTGTGACTGTGGCAATGTCAATTGTCTGTAAACTTCGGATAGGACCTAAAGAAGCTTCTCGGCAAAGCTGTGTCATATCTGCTCCAGAGAATCCATCAGACTGCTTAACAATCAGGGATATTTCCTCTTCACTAAGGCAAAAGTGCTCTTTGGCCATCAGATTTTTTACTATTTGCTTTCTTGCTGAAGCTTCTGGGAGTGGAATATATAGTCTCTTTACCAATCTTCTCCGAGCAGCCTCATCAATTTCTTGTGGCCTATTAGTTGCTCCTACCACTAAAATACGTTCTTCAGAAGATGTGGTTGCTCCATCTAACTGAACTAAAAATTCGGTTTTTATCCTTCTGGAAGACTCATGCTCACCATCTCCACGCTGTGACAGCAAGGAGTCAATTTCATCAATAAATATCACGGCTGGCTGCTGACATCTTGCAACAGCAAACAGGGCACGAACCATTTTCTCCCCTTCACCCACCCATTTAGAAGTCAAAGAAGAAGCACTGATACTAAAGAATGTTGCCCCAGACTGACTTGCAATGCACTTGCCGATTAGGGTTTTACCTGTTCCAGGAGGACCAAAGAGCAGGATCCCTTTGGGGGGCCCTCGTAATCCAGTAAAGATGTCTGgcctcaacataggccacacaacTATCTCCTTTATTGTGGTTTTAGCAAATTCAACTCCTGCTATGTCTTCCCAGTTTACTGGGGGGCCATGATCCATGATCTCATTCATAATAAGTTCAATCATCTTTGGCTCCAGATTCTTTAAACGTTCATCAACTGGATGAGCTGGTTCTGTAGGCACAGCCCCATGAGGTTTACAATGAATggctcctttctcatctctaccaTCCTGTCTGGCTAGGGGAGGAACAAACTTCCCAAATATGCCCCGAGATCTGCCAGCTCCCAGAGATTTTTTTACTCCACCATATGAAAAGGCTGGTGCACGTTGGGGTTGGTGGTTTTTCTTTTGCTGATCTATCCATAGTTGTTCTTTTGCAGTTTTAAAACTAGACAGGCTGCTCTCATCCCTGTGGCCACTGGCTTCTGCATTACTAAAAGTCTTACTCAGTGTGGGATTGGAAAGGGCTTCAGTGCCATCATTGCCAGAATCATAAAATGTCTTCTTTTTCCCAGGATTTCCATACCCAGAATGAAAAAAGGATTGATTCGATGACGTGTTTGATCCCACTATATTGGCTTGTGTTGTATCACCTGCCATTTTGACATTTCCAAATAATGGAGTACCATGGAACTTTGCACTGGAAAGTTCATCTAAAGACCCTGAGGAAGCAGGAAAATCAACTGTAGGTTTGGTCATGATAGGCAGCTGACCATTTTGAGGGTGGATCAAGGATGCTGGTTTCTTTGGAATGCCTAATGTCTGTTCTGTACAATTAGATTTGGGTTTAGAAAAACCAAAGGCACTGACCTCCTTATGGATTACAACTGATGCATCTGCTGGCGCCAACAGAGAATCTCTGAACTTTCTGCCAGCCTGCATCATCTCTTGCACACTATttaatttgaaaacattatttattGTTAATCCAGACTGCCACTTGCCACTGTCAGTTTGCTGGCACCTTGCCATAGTCAAAATGTTTTCTGCGTAGTTATTCAAGCCAGTCTCTACGTTGTCAGAGTCAATAATTGCGGAGTATTTATCTGTATATTTTCTGAAGAGTTTGGTAGCACAAGCCTGGGAGATCTCAGAATTTGCCAATGCATACTGAATGCGTAAAATCTGTGCACGGAAGGCATCTGCCTTTTGGCTTGGAGTACAAGTGCCAGAGGTGATATCAAAGTAATTCTTCTGCCATTCACTCAAATGCAGAGATCCAGTACTTGGGGTCTGCATTTTGGAAGTtctatgaaaaaataagaaaaaagaaaaagaataagtatCAATCACTAATATTTATAATagacatttatacagtacttcaAAATTTACCAAGTGCATTattcacattatctcatttgattctcatattAACCCTCTaaggtaggtactacaggtaaaaaatagtaaaataagtCACTatgataagattttttttaccaagaatcttaaaacattttaaaaaaataaaacctgagcacagggggcggagccaagatggcggctggtaagcagggactagagtgagctccgttactgagtccctccaaaaacctatgaaaaatggctctgaaccaattctagaatggcagaacccacagaacagcagagggaagcagggctccagcccaggacagcccggatggtctctgggtgaggtctataccgcacggagctgggagctgggaacggagtggagcagagcccagcctgagcggcgtggaccatccagaccagaagctgggcggagggggccctagcgccctgaatatgtgagctgcggcagttaccggacccctcgacccacaaacaccaaagactgcggagaaggttagtgggaaaagctgcgggagtggaaggagttcgcggttcggcttccagccacaggggcagtggaggtggggcagctacagttgctgctgcttctggccccaggcccacctggtgggaggaattaagtggcggatcagagcaggagtgcatggcctgctgaagatctaagcccagcccgggctgggggttcttggggaaggagtagtgctggtgtgacagagctggcacctctccccccaaacgtgaaacatagaactcgttagtctacaagcagtcataccccactgaaaaactcaagggtcaagttagttggttgggaatatggccaggcagcgaaagcacacccagattcagtctcagacttcggattctttctttggtgacaaagaagaccaaaacatacagcctaaagaagacaacaaagtcatagagcctacaacaaaagcctccaagaaaaacatgaactggtctcaggccatggaagagctcaaaaggatttggaaaagcaagtgagagaagtagaggaaaaattgggaagagaaatgagaaggatgcgagaaaaccgtgaaaaacaagtcaatgacttgctaaaggagacccaaaaaaatactgaaaaatacactgaagaaaacaacaccttaaaaaataggttaactcaaatggcaaaagagctccaaaaagccaatgaggagaagaatgccttgaaaggcagaattagccaaatggaaaaggaggtccaaaagaccactgaagaaaatactactttaaaaattagattggagcaagtggaagctagtgactatgagaaatcaggatattataaaacagaaccagaggaatgaaaaaatggaagacaatgtgaaatatctccttggaaaaaccactgacctggaaaatagatccaggagagataatttaaaaattattggactacctgaaagccatgatcacaaaaagagtctagataccatctttcaagaaattatcaaggagaactgccctgatattctagagccacagggcaaaatagaaattgaaagaatccatcgatcgcctcctcaaatagatcccaaaaagaaatctcctaggaatattgtcgccaaattccagagctcccagatcaaggagaaaatactgcaagcagtcagaaagaaacaatttgagtattgtggaaacataatcagaataaccaaagatctggcagcttctacattaagagatcaaagggcttggaatgcgatattccggaggtcaatggagctaggattaaaacctagaatcacctacccaaaactgagtatcatgttccaaggcaaaatatggactttaaataaaatagaggactttcaagctttctcagtgaaaagaccagaactgaatagaaaatctgactttcaaacacaagaatcaagagaagcatgaaaaggtaatcaagaaacagaaattgcaagggatttactaaagttgaactgttttgtttacattcctacatggaaagatgatgtgtatgattcatgagacctcagtattagggtagctgaaaggaatatgcatatatatatatgtttatgtatacatagaagtgaatgtgtatgtatgtatacatctatgtgtatatgtatgtatgtatgtgtatgtatgtatgtgtatgtatgtatatatatgtgtgtgtgtatatatatatatatatgaaaaagagagagagcagacacagggtgagttgaagatgaagggaagatatctaaaagaaataaaatgaaattaagggatgagagagcaacatactgagagagggagatagggagagatagaatggggtggattatctcccataaaggtggcaagaggaagaagttctgtgggaggaggggagagggcaggtgaggggggaatgagtgaacgttgctctcatcagatttggcctgaggagggaataccatacatactcagttgggtatcttaccccacaggaaagaagagggaggaagataaaaaaaaataaaataaaaggggggggatgatggaggggacggcagatgggggtggaggtaatcaaaacaaacactttggaaaggggacagggtcaagggagaaaattcaataaagcgggatgggttgggaaggagcaaaatatagttagtctttcacaacatgagtactgtggaagggttatacataatgatacatgtgtggcctaggttgaattccttgacttcttagggagggtgggtaggaagggaagagggaagagaatttggaactcaaagttttaaaaacagatgttcaaaaacaacaaaaaaaagtttttgcatgcaactaaaaaataagatacacaggcaatggggcgtagaaatttatcttgccctacaagaaaggaagggaaagggggatgagaggggagggggggtgatagaggggagggctgactggggaacagggcaaccagaatatatgccatcttgggggtggggggggagggtagaaatggggagaaaatttgtaattcaaactgttgtgaaaatcaatgctgaaaaccaaatatgttaaataaataaatttaaattaaaaaaaaagaaataaaacagcacaaatgaaaaaaaaaataaaaccttttacTAACTAATCTGCACCTTGGGAGgcaaggtggtatagtagatagagggccagcTTTGGAGTGTGGATccaagacctgcctctgacacaagcCTGTGGTCACAAAAgctagcaaatcatttaactacaTAATGCATCAGGTACCTTTCCAAAATTACAACAGATAAGTTGCTAGTCTGTAACTGGGAGAGTttctatactaataaaatcacagacccaaagcaaaaaagaaaaaaaaaacaactaatcaaacaacaaaaatccaACAGATAAATATCACTCTTCACACAGTGAAGTGAActtaaaattctaaaataattaaaattctaTTTGGAGAAATTCCCAACATCAGATCTCGGTttaaacacaaacacaaataaatgTTATTTGGCTATGTTCTAGTTCTACCTAAAATTAAGAACAAAATTTGTTAGGTTGCAAAACAAGACATATATCATAAAAAAGTATAAAGATAAAATCTATGAtgagaaatattaataattaatttgacATGAAATGGCATTTCCTATCTTCTATGTTCCTTGGGTAGGCAACTATTTTGGGGTACGAAGAAGACAAGCAAGAGTTCTGTAGCACTGGACTACATGTACTATGCCTACTTCCACATGCTCATTGCCAAGTTCAATTAAATACTTATGAAATGTGTACTATGTGTAAGATACTATGGAATCCTACAATAAATACAACTTAGTCTCACTATCAATGAGCTTATCATCTATTACTTTCTGTTTCCTTAAGTAAAAAGGTGAAATCActatgctgagtgaagtaattGCTAACCATGGGTGAGGagcctttgaccgaatccaaacttcacagaacaaatccccttaataacaggatttgttctgtgaagtttagattcagtcaaagagccacacttgaggacctagagggccacatatggcctcaaggccacaggctccctaCTCCCAGTACTAATACAAATAAGGCATGGTAGGAAGTCAGTAAATTACCTCATACATTTGATTTACTCTCTATAATCACTGACAGATCATCTCACAGGGATTATGACTATTAAAAAGAAACTGGCATTAATTATGATTAATGAAGGAAATCCTGTTGCTAAGTTAATAAATTATGATAGAGAGCTGAACTCAGAAGGGGCAACTTGGGTTCAACGCCTACCTTAGCCACACAACAGTCATTTGActgtgggcaagccatttaaccccttagtgtcccaggcaactaAGTTCTGTAAAAAGGAGTAGCTCTCCACCTAGCAAATTAAATTACAATTAACTGTTTTGCAAATAACTGAATTGTATGACAGGAACACAAGAGGTGTTGGTCACATGGCAAGGACAAGGAATGACAAACTGACCAGTGCTCCAAAGATATCATTCCAATATGTTTTCAAAGAAGGTCTGTAGCATGTTGAATAGACCTACTCAGTCATAATTatgggaaatgaaaagagaaataatcagAGAATGGGCaggtatgaatgtaatggcagaAACATTCATATTGATTAGATCACAGATCCACCATTTGAGTACACTTACATAAAACatacagctaggtggtccagCGTATACAGTATTAGACTTGCTGTCAgcaagatctgtgttcaaatcccaccttagctCCTTTACTAGCTAGGCAtttagcctctctcagcctcagtatcctcatcaataaaatgggaatagcaaaGATCTCCCAGGGATATagcaagaatcaaataaaaacaacaaatggACATACCTTAAAGTGTTCATTAacagctagctattattaaaaatCAAGTCCTAAAACTTTTAGCTTATAAAGGTACTTAAAACCAGAATAActgtttatacattttaaaaaatatccattCCCTCAAGCTACTCCACTAGCAATCTTTCTCCACTTTCCAAACAAAGCCAAAGTTCAAGAAAAAGCTATCTTAGATGGATTTCACTTCCTCTACTAAATCCTTAGAATGCAACTTCAGTCCCCTTTCTTTCAAACAGTTTTGTCTAAGTTACCAATTTAACCGTCTCTCTTGATTACAAAATTCAATGGGCTTTCCTCAATCCCTATATTTCCTATACCTATACCATTCTTGATTCTCTCAAAGATCACCTCCCTTGGTTCAAGCTCTCTCCAGATATGTGTATGTCAACAGCTTGCTAACTGGTCTCTCTGCCAGCGACCAAAGAAAGCATCCTTGAAACGCTggctaaaatgattttcttatatctcatatctgaccatgtcatttccctaaTCCAGTGGTTCCCATTTAGGGGTTAGCGAAGATGGTCCAAAGGGTTCATGATAAAAATTCTTTTATAGTGTTTTAAGCAGTAAATAAATGAcaaattatgtttaaaaattttttttccttgtgacaAAAAGCATATATAGCATGCTTTAAGTATTACTGCATTTCTGAAGTGATttggattggggggtgggggcaaaAGTTATCACTGCAATTACCAGAAGCACTTTAAGCATAAATCTAAATGAATGCCAGTAGTACATTAAATTATCTTAGAAgtttgtaatacttttttttggtATTGAAAGAAGTGACAAGGAATGGTTTATTTACACaagaaaatcttaatttaaaataatcaaaattatccattttacacttcaacaatgctcttacCTTATAATACACTTTAGTGTCTGCTACGATTGAATTTCCTTCCATTACATCTTTTtctccctggtttctttgaagttcctgaccttttgttcttccaaatgaactttgttactattttttctaactcagtaagattttttttttttagtaatttaattgggatggcattacataaataggcaaaattgtcatttcttTATTATACTGGCTTTACCTAcctatgaacaataaatattactttaaacAAAAATCGTCGGGAACCATGCCTTAATCAAAAAGCTCCAAtgatgtccaaagtcacaaaaagCCAAGACTCCAGCCAGTCTTATCACCTACAAATCCAGCGTTCTATTACATCATTCAACAATTAACAGGTTGCCAACGAAGTCCCTTTTCCTCTCAAtttttcatattctcttttttcaaaaaagcCTTTATTTAGTACAGAATAACTCA contains the following coding sequences:
- the FIGNL1 gene encoding fidgetin-like protein 1, translating into MQTPSTGSLHLSEWQKNYFDITSGTCTPSQKADAFRAQILRIQYALANSEISQACATKLFRKYTDKYSAIIDSDNVETGLNNYAENILTMARCQQTDSGKWQSGLTINNVFKLNSVQEMMQAGRKFRDSLLAPADASVVIHKEVSAFGFSKPKSNCTEQTLGIPKKPASLIHPQNGQLPIMTKPTVDFPASSGSLDELSSAKFHGTPLFGNVKMAGDTTQANIVGSNTSSNQSFFHSGYGNPGKKKTFYDSGNDGTEALSNPTLSKTFSNAEASGHRDESSLSSFKTAKEQLWIDQQKKNHQPQRAPAFSYGGVKKSLGAGRSRGIFGKFVPPLARQDGRDEKGAIHCKPHGAVPTEPAHPVDERLKNLEPKMIELIMNEIMDHGPPVNWEDIAGVEFAKTTIKEIVVWPMLRPDIFTGLRGPPKGILLFGPPGTGKTLIGKCIASQSGATFFSISASSLTSKWVGEGEKMVRALFAVARCQQPAVIFIDEIDSLLSQRGDGEHESSRRIKTEFLVQLDGATTSSEERILVVGATNRPQEIDEAARRRLVKRLYIPLPEASARKQIVKNLMAKEHFCLSEEEISLIVKQSDGFSGADMTQLCREASLGPIRSLQTIDIATVTPDQVRPIAFVDFENAFQTVRPSVSVKDLELYENWNKTFGCGK